The sequence ATTGATCTTATAACCATTCTTTTTTCCTTTAAAGACCCAGCATCATGAATGTGAATCTGCATCACTAAACTGCCTATCATCATCTTTTACTACCTCAAACAGTCTAACAAAATCTTCTATATTTAATTCTTCCGCTCTTAATGTAGGTTTAATGTTAGCTTTTTCAAGTATTGACTGGTCTAACTTTGACCTAATCATTTTTCTTCTATCAGTAAAAAGATGGGAAACAAAGTTTTTATACTTTTTAATGTCTTTTATGTTAAATCTATTATCTGGAATGAGTTTTACAACGGCAGATGTTACTTTCGGTGGTGGTGAGAAAAACCTTGCAGGAACGCTCATAACATACTTAATTTGAAAAAATGTCTGCATAAAAACAGATAAAAATGTGTAAGATTTTGTTTTTGGTTTTGCAATAAGCTTTTCAGCAACTTCTTTCTGTATCATAAAAACACAAAAATCAATAACTTCCATATTAAAAACACAGTTTATCATTATTAAAGAAGCTACGTTATAAGGTAAATTTCCCACTATTTTTATTTTTCTATCTTCAGTAAGTGCTTTAATGTTAACATCAAAAATATCTGACTTGATAAGTTCAAAATTTTTATACTTTTTAAACTTTTCTTCCAGCAATGGATAAAGTGATTTATCTATTTCTACGCTATAGAGTCTATTAGGGTTTCTTCTTAAAATTTCTTCTGTCAAAACGCCAGTCCCAGGACCTATTTCAAGAATAGTATCATCTTCTTTAATATCTATTTCATCAACTATCTTTTTTACAACATCCTGCGATTTTAAAAAATGTTGTCCAAACTGCTTTTTAGCTTTGACTTTGTCCAATCTCTTTACACTTCTCTTTTAGCATATTAATAAATTCTTCTTTTATGTCTTCTCTTTCTAAGGCGTAATCTAATATAGCTTCTAAATAACCTATTTTATTACCTGTATCGTGTCTTACACCTTCTATATTCTTTGAGTATATAACTTCACTTTGTCTTAATTGAATAAGTCCGTCTGTAAGCTGCAGCTCTCCACCCTTACCTATGGGAGTTTCCTTTAAAGATTCAAAAATGTTAGGCGTAAGGACATATCTTCCTATAATTGCTGTATTAGATGGAGCTTCTTCTACTGACGGTTTTTCTACAAGAGTCTCTACTAACTTTATACCATTAATTACTTCTTTTCCTGCAACAATTCCGTATTTACTAACATCTCCTTTTGATACTTCCATAGTTCCTACAACAGATTTTCCAAATTTGTAATAAATATCAATAAGCTGTTTTATACCCGGGTTTCCATCGTTTTTTATAAGTTCATCACCTAAAAGGACTGCAAAAGGCTCATCTCCTACAAGTCTTTCTGCGGTTAAAACTGCATGTCCTAATCCAAGTTGCTCTTTTTGCCTAATATAAACAAATTCAGCCATATTACTTATTTCTCTTAATTTTTCTATTTCCTCTTCTTTTCCTGATTTTCTTAAAACCTGCTCAAGCTCTGGATAATAATCAAAGTAATCTTCAATTGCTCTTTTATGCCTTCCTGTTACGAAAATTATAGTCTCTATTCCAGAGTTTACAGCCTCTTCAACTATGTAGTGGATAATCGGTTTATCTATAAGTGGCATCATCTCTTTAGGTGTGGACTTTGTAGCAGGTAAAAATCTCGTTCCAAAACCAGCTACTGGAATAACTGCTTTTCTAACCTTTTTCACTTTCAAGTCTCCTTAGTACTTCCTGGTAGAATTTAGCCAAATCACCTAAGTTAAGTCTGAATCTGTCTTTATCCATTCTTTCTCCTGTTTTTGCATCCCAAAATCTGCAAGTATCAGGAGATATTTCATCTGCCACTACAATAGTTCCATCACTTTTCTTTCCAAACTCAAGTTTAAAATCTACCAGTATAATATCATGTTTTATAAGCAGTTCTTTAAGTACTTGATTGACTTTAAATGCAAGGTCTTTAATAGTTTTTATGTCTTGGTCGTTGGCAAGGTTAAGAGCAAGTATGTGTTCATAGCAAATTATAGGGTCTCCCAATTGGTCGTTTTTTAGATAAAATTCAATTAAAGGTGGGTTAAACGGTGTTTTTTCAGGAATGCCTAACCTTTTAACTATACTTCCAGTTGCCAAGTTTCTGACCACTACTTCTACTGGTATTATTTTAGTTTTATATGCGAGCATCTCTCTATCTGAAAGCTGTTTTACAAAGTGTGTAGGAATACCATTTTTTTCTAAAATCTGGAAAAATATAGAAGATATTTTGTTGTTAAGTATTCCTTTTCCTTCTATTACATCTTTTTTTTGGGCGTTGAATGCAGTTGCTTCGTCCTTAAAATATATTACCACTTTATCAGGGTCTTCTGTTTGATAAACTATCTTTGCTTTTCCTTCGTATAACTTTTCCAATTTTAAACTCCTATAAGTTTTCTTTTGCTAAGATTGAAAAGTATCTATAATCTTTGTTTTCTTTTATTAGATTAAATATTTTCTCAGCTTCTTGGTAATTCCCTTCTTTTTTATATATTAGACCTAAAGTTGATTGGGCAGATATGTAGTTGTACTTATCCTTGTCAATAGATTTTAAAATCTCTTTTGCTTGGTTGTTTTCATTTTCTTTGAATTTTATATAAGCTATGTATTCTTTAACACCTTCTGAAAGCTGAGTGTCTAATTTTTCTTTCAAATCGTTGGCAGTTTTTTCGTCTTCTTTACCTTCATCTTTTGCAATCATTACTTTGTAAGAGAGTACAACTTTGTAAAAGTTTGTATCTTTGTATTTTTTTTCAAATTCTTCGATTAATTTTTTAGCTTCTTCTTTTTTATCTTCTGATAGTAAATTAGCTATTTTTGATACATACACAGATGCTTTTTCGTTTTCTTCTTGCTTTTTCTTTGAATATAAGTAATATCCTGTTGAGACTATAAACAGGATTACTACAAAAGCTAAAATAAATTTAAGATATTTTTTTACTTTATCCCACAAATGGTAAATCTTATACTCAAGTTCAATATCTACGTCTTTTTCTATAGGCAGTTTTTCTTTACTCATAATCTTCTCCCTTTCTACCTTATTTTATCATATTTTAACTCTGTATTCTAAAGCTTTTGATAGGGTAAAGTCATCTGCGTTTTCTAACACTGAGCCAAACGGAAGACCGTAAGCCAGTCTTGTAATGTTTAAAGGATACTTTTTTAAAAGGTTGTAAATGTAGTTTCCAGTAGCTTCTCCTTCTACCGTTGGGTTTGTAGCTATTATGACTTCTTTTGCCTGATATTTTCTTATTCTTTCTACAAGAGACTTTATGTTTAATTTTTCAGGTCCTATGCCTTCTAAGGGAGATAGTCTACCTCCTAAAACGTGGTAAACACCTTTAAACTTTCCAGTTTTTTCTATGGCATAGGCATCAAAAGACTCTTCTACTACACAAATAGATGTTTTTTCTCTATCTTCAGAAGTACATATAGGACATATTTCTTGGTCTGTGTAGATTCCACACTCTTTACAAGGGTGAACTTTGTCTAACATCTGAGCTATATGTTTTATTAAGTCTACAGTTTCTCCTCTTGGCATCTTTAAAAGGTTTATGGCAAACCTTTGGGCTGACTTTTCTCCATAACTGGGTAAATTTGATATATCTTCTATAACTTTCTGTAAAATCTCTGGAATGTAGTTCAAAATAACCCACCAAATTTAGAGAAACTTGAAGGCAATCCTGATGCTTCTGTTAACTTTTGTGTCATCAACTCTTTTGACCTTTCTGTTGCTTCGTTTACAGCCGATATAAGTAAATCTTTTAAAACTTGATACTCTTGTTCATTTAAAAGGGTTTTATCAATTTCTAAGTCTATTATTTCTCCAAGTCCGTTGCTTACAATCTTTACCATTCCTCCACCAACCTCTACAACTAAATTCTCCTTTTTCAACTCTTCTTTTGCTTTTTCTACATTTTCTTTTATCGTTTGAAACTGTTTCATAAGTTCCGCGAGGTTTCCAAAGTTAAACATCTATTCCTCCTTTTCTTTGTAATTAAGTATTTTTGAACCTGGGAAAAGTTCTAACACTTTATCTACAATTTCATCTCTTTTCTTTTCTTTTTTTTTCTCCTTAGTCGGAGGACATGAAATAAATATATTTTTGTCAGGAAAGTATTTTTTTAGTGTGCTAAGATTTGAATTTAAAATTCCTTCTTGGTCTTTATCTTTTAATTTTATGTAAATACCGTTTTCATCTTGGGTTATTTGAGCTTCTTTTATTATAACTGATATTACTTTCTCGTTTTTTATTATCTGAGATATTATCTTTTCTATTGATTGTTCTTCTTTTTCTTCTATTGATTGTTCTTCTTTTTCTTCTGCACTGTCCTTTGGTTTTTCTGCCAGAGTTTGAGAGGTTGGAGTTTTTTCTTCTTTAACTGAAGTTTGTTTTGATATTTGAATGTTTCCTGACAGAAGTTGCTGAATTGACTTTATAGAATCTAAATAGTTTAGCTTTAATACGTAAACTTGGTATATGTCTTTAGGGTTTATAAATGTTCTTGCTTCTGAAAATGCCTTGTTAAACATATCTTTTATGTAGATGAGAGATTTTAAGTCTTCTTGGGAAAATATCTTGTCTTGGGAAAATATTTCGTCTGGATTTTCCACTACAAGGTTAATAAGGGATTTTTGAAGGTTTGTTAGAAGCTCTTTCCAAAATATGTTGACGTCATAGCCAAGGTCTTCAAGCTCGTCTAACAGTTTTATAAATGGTTGAACTTCTTGATTTTTTATGTAGTTTAATGCTTTTTTAACATAGTTTAAAGGGACTATACCTAATATCTCTTCGACAGCTTTTATCGTTAGTCTTCCTTCTGAGTAAGTGACTGCCTGGTCTAAAAGACTTGCAGAGTCTCTCATTCCTCCTTCTAACTCTTGAGACAATAGCTCAATTGCTTGTTCTTCGTAAGGTATTTTTTCATTTTCTAATATTCTTATTAAGTATGCTTTAATCTGAGCTTTTGTAGGTGGTTTGAATAGAAAAACTTGGCATCTTGATTTTATTGTATCTGGTATTTTATACAGCTCCGTAGTTGCAAGAATAAAGATGTTTTTTGGTGGTGGTTCTTCTAAGGTTTTTAAAAGAGCGTTAAATGCCTCTTTTGTAAGCATGTGAGCTTCGTCTATTATATATATCTTGTACTTACCTTTTAAAGGCTGGTAGTTTACGTTATCTCTGATGGTTCTTATATCGTCTATTCCACGGTTAGAAGCTGCGTCTATCTCGTACATATCTGGGAAAGAACCTTTTTCTATCTCTAAGCAGTTTTCACACTGGTTGCAGGGTTCATAATCTTGAGGATTAAGACAGTTTAAAGTTTTTGCAAGTATTCTGGCTATTGTAGTCTTTCCTACACCTCTCGACCCTGCAAATATGTAAGCGTGGGAAACTCTACCAAGTTTAACTGCATTTTTTAACGTCTTGACCACAAAATCCTGACCTATAACTTCTTTAAAAGACTTTGGTCTATATTTTCTTGAAAATGCCTCGTAAGTCAAGTTTAATCTCCAAAAAGTTATTAATTTATTATATACTATAGCTTTTTTTAATTCAAAAACTTATTAATTAAAAAATAGCTCAATATCAAAATCTTTCAAATAAATCAGTAAAGAGCCTCTTTTATTTTCGATTAAACTTATCTATAATAAGTAAAAATTTTATGTTTAGTAGAAGATTAAATGAGCTATCCTTTATTTATCGGCAAGTTTGAAGATGATTTTTTAGTTTTGACAGACGAGGAGCTTCACCATGCGGTTAAGGTCAGGAGACTGAAAGAAGGAGACAAAATAGAAGTTAACGACCTTCAAGGCAACATATACTTAGGGGAAATATTAAAAATTGAAAAAAACAAAGCATTTGTTAAACCTATTAAAAATTTAGAAATTAAAACTCCAGAATACAAAATAACACTCTACCAGTGTATGCCAAATCAACTATCTAAAATAGATGATATAATTGAGCCTATATCTCAACTGGGAGTAGATAGATTTGTTCCAGTTTTATGCAAAAACTCTGCAGTAAAACAGTCTGATGTAGAAAAAAAGATACAAAAATGGGAAAAAATAGCCTTAAACTCTATAAAACAGTGTAGAAGACTTTATCCAGTAAGTATTGACAAACCTATAAAAATAAGTAATATTAATAGTTATGACGATTTAAAAGTTGTTTTTTATGAAAAAGAATACGCAAGAAAGACCAAAGATTTGATAGAAAAAAGTTATCAAAACTGCAGTATAGTTATTGGAAACGAAGGTGGTTTTGAAGAAGTTGAAATCAAAGAGTTAGTTAGTAAAGGATTTTTATCACTTAGTTTAGGAGACTATATATTAAAAATGGAAACTGCTATAATAGTAGGAATATGTCAAATAAAAATGATTTTAGAGAGGTGAGAAAGATGAAAAAAGTAGTAGCTTTAACACTTGCAGGTTCAATTTTACTGGCAAGCTGTGCTGAGCCTTACAGACCTTCTCAATCAACTTATGAAGGTGGACTAATAGGTGCAGTAACAGGTGCTACAGCAGGAGCAATATTAACAAGTGGAAACAAATGGAAAGGTGGCGTTATTGGTGGTGTAATCGGTGCAATTGCGGGAGCAACTATTGCAGAAATATCTAAAAGAGGTGCAGTAGAAGCAGTTCAATCCGGACAACCTGTAAGATATCAAACAGAAGACGGAAGAGGAGTTTACGAAGCTAAACCTTTAGGGTATGACGCAAAAACAAGATGTCATAAAGTCCAAGAAAAGATATATGAAAATGGAAAACTTGTAAAAGATCAAATTAAAGAGGTATGTGAATCTGAAAAAGTAGAACAAAAATATTAAGGAGCTTTTTATGGGCTTTCCTGTAAATAGGTATAGGAGACTAAGAAAAAACGAAAGTATTCGCCGTTTAATAAGAGAAACAACCCTTACAGTAGATGATTTTATTTACCCAATTTTCATTGAAGATGGGCAAAACATTAAGAAAGAAATACCTTCTATGCCCGGAATCTACAGATGGTCATTGGATAGAATCAATGAAGAACTTGATGAAGTAGTATCTCTCGGCATTCCAGCAGTTTTACTTTTTGGTATTCCTTCCCATAAAGATGAAGTGGGCTCTGACACTTGGAATGATGAAGGTATAATCCAGAGATCAATTAGACATATAAAAAAGAACTATCCAGACCTTTATGTAATAACAGACGTATGTTTTTGTGAATACACATCCCACGGGCACTGTGGTGTCTTACACGACCATGATGTTGATAACGATTTAACTCTTGAAAATACAAGAAAACAAGTTATATCCCACGCAAAAGCGGGAGCTAATATGGTAGCTCCGTCCGGAATGATGGACGGAGTTGTAAAAACTATAAGACAAGCTCTTGACTCTGCTGGATTTTACGATATTCCTATAATGGCTTACTCTGCTAAATACGCTTCCTCTTACTATGGACCTTTTAGAGAAGCTGCTGACTCAACACCTGCATTTGGAGATAGAAGAACTTACCAGATGGATCCTGCAAACAGATTAGAAGCTCTTAGAGAAGTAGCCCTCGATATAGAAGAAGGAGCAGATATCGTAATGGTTAAACCTGCTTTATCTTACTTAGATATAATAAGAGAGATAAGAAATAACTTTAACATTCCTCTGGCAGCTTACAACGTAAGTGGTGAGTACTCTATAATAAAAGCAGCAGGAAAACTGGGATGGATAGACGAGAAAAAAGTGATGATGGAAACTTTAACCTCTATAAAAAGAGCTGGGTCTGACATAATAATCACTTATTTTGCAAAAGAAGCTGCAAGAATACTAAAAAATGGATAAAAAACTTTTACTTATAGACGGGTCTTCTTATTTATACAGAGCTTACTATGCTCTTCCACCTCTTACGGCTCCTGATGGAACGCCAACAGGTGCAATTTATGGATTTGTGAGAATGTTATTAAAACTCTTGTCTACTTTTAACACTCCTTATGTTGCAGTCGTTTTTGACCGTCCAGAAAAAACAGTAAGACACGAAATATACAAAGAGTATAAAGCTACAAGAAAGGAAACCCCAAACGACCTTCAAATCCAGATTCCAAAAATAAAAGAGATAATTAAACTTTTAGGAATAAAAATATTAGAAATACCCGGATACGAAGCTGACGATATTATAGCTACTTTAGCGAAAAAAGCAGAAAATCTTGGTTTTGAAGTTATTATAGTAACTCCAGACAAAGATATGAACCAGCTTATAGACCAGCATATAAAAATATTTAACCCAATGAAAGAAGAAATAGTAGATAATCAAAAAGTTAGTGAAAAATACGGAGTTAGTCCTCAGCAGTTTATAGATTACTTAATTCTTGTAGGAGACAGTATAGATAATATTCCCGGAATAAAAGGAGTAGGACCTAAAACAGCAGCTTTATTGCTTCAAGAGTTTGGAAGTATAGACAAAATATTAGAAAATAAAGATAAGTTAAAAGGAAAACTAAAAGAAAGTTTTACAGCTGTATCAAAACAAGACGTAGAATTGAGTAAAGCTTTAGTAAAATTACATCAAGATATTGACATTCCGCTGGAATTAGAATCGTTAAAAAAAGATAAACCTGATTTGGTAAAATTAAAAGAAATTTTTGAAAAATTAGGATTTAAATCATTGATAAAAGAGATAGATAAACCTAATTTAGAAAAAAAACAGCAAATAACGCAAAAAAGTTTATTCTAATGGCTACTTTTACAGAAAAAGACTTAATAGAAAGATTAAAAAAACACTATCCACAACCTTGGATAGATTTAAAGTTTGAAAACCCTTACCAATTAACAGTTGCAACTATTTTAGCAGCACAATCTACAGACAAAAAAGTAAATCAAATAACACCTATTTTCTTCAAAAAGTTTCCTACACCTCAAGACGTTGCAAAAGCACATTTGGAAGAGATAGAAGAGATAATTAAATCGGTAAACTACTATAAAAGAAAAGCAAAATTAATTAAAGAATGTTGTCAAAAAGTTGTCCAAGAGTTTGAAGGAAAAATCCCAGATAATATGGAAGACATTTTAAAACTTCCGGGGATTGGAAGAAAAACTGCAAGTGTAATTTTAGTAAATGCATTTAACATACCAGCTATAGTTGTAGATACTCACGTTATTAGGGTAGCAGTCAGTAGACTTAAAATATCAAATGGAAAAACTCCTGAAAAAATAGAAAAAGATTTAGCGAAATTTTTTTCAAAAGAAAATTGGATTTACATATCAAAAGCTTTAGTTTTGTTTGGAAGGTATATATGTACCGCTAAAAATCCAAAATGTAAAGAATGCTATCTTGTAGATATATGCCCTTACGAAAAAAAGAACCTGTGAGGTGGTAAGATGGAAAAAGTAATTCCTGTAATTGAAAGACTAAAAAGAGAAGAAAAAGATATACTTATATTTACTCACGAAAATCCTGACGGAGATGGAATTGGCAGTATGATAGCTCTTTATCTATTTTTAAAAAAGTTGTGTAAAAATGTAACTATGGCAATGAAAGACGATATTCCATACATTTACAACTTTTTACCTTCTGTAAACGAGATAAAAAAACTACCGATAAATCATAAATTTTCAGTAGCTATTCTTGTAGATGCAGCCCATAGAAGAAGGTCTGGAACAGAAGTGCAAGCACATGAACTTATCAGAATAGACCATCATGTTGGAGGAGAGTTTGAGAGTATATACGATTGTATAGATGATTACAGCCCTTCAACTACAGCTTTAGTTGCAGAGATACTTAGGAACTGGGATGAATCCCTGATAGATAAAGATATAGCAACCTGCCTTTACACTGGACTTATTACAGATACAGGATCTTTCAAATACAATAACACAACATCAAAAACCTTTGAGATAGCCAAGTTTTTAACAGAAAAAGGAGCTGACCCTTATTACATATCAAAGATGATTTTTGAAAGAAATAAACTAAACGTAATGCTGCTCCTTCAAAAAACTTTATCAACACTACAGTTATACAATAATAATCAGATTGCTGTTTTGACAGTGTTTAGAGATTTTTTAAATGAAACACAAACAACAGAGGAAGACACAGAAGGCTTTGTAAACTTTGCAAGAAGTATAGAGAGTGTTAAAGTTGCAGTTATTATGATTCAAAGAGAAGATTTAAAAACTTGGAGAGTATCTTTAAGAGGAAAAGGTGAGGTTGACGTTCAAGAAATTGCAAAATACTTTGGCGGTGGAGGACACAAAGACGCAGCAGGATGTAGAATAATAGGAGACTATGAAAAGGTAAGAGAAAGTCTAATTGAGAAGATATCAGAAAAGATAATTAAGAAAGTGAAAACTATTAATTAAAATTATTGTTTAGATTCTTTTTCAAATTTCTTTACCGAAATTTCTGACCTTGTACCTAAAAATACATAAATACCTAAAGATATCAAAACAAAACCAACAGATACAATTATACCTATTGAGTAGATTAATTTTGAAGGGTCTGAAATTGTAAATTTAAACACAAGCATTAATGCCTCAATAGATATAGCTATAATTATAGATGCTAAAAATCTTGTTAAAGTTTTTCTAATCTCAGAATGTCTTCTTGGATCTTTATATAAAAGAACTTCTTCTTCAAAAATCGTTTTTGATAAATCAAATATTGCAATAGCAAGTGTAAAGAGGATTACAGATTTAAAAATGTGCTCTGGATTTGAATCTATAACAAAGAGATTTAAACTACCCCATAAAGCAAGTTTAACACTTATAAATCCTAAGAAAATACTGAAAATTGTATAAAATACTTTTGTAACTTTCTCAAATCTATCTTTTGCATAAAAATACTTATCAGAATGCAAAAGTGCTATTAAGTCTATATCAAAACATAGTATTTTTTTTATTGACTCATTTTCATCTTTTATAGGAATTGCGATTGTAGCGGTTACTTCTGAACTGGATAAAGATCTGTAAGGTTTTGTTACTATACATTTTTTCTCCTTGATTGCTTCTAAGAAGTAAGGTCTTGAGGATCTGTCCGCACCTTTTCCAAATCTGGTTATTCTTTTTGCATATAAAGGATTTATAACATTATCTATTATCTGAATTCCTGCATTATCTAAAACATAAAAAAGTTCTATGAAAGGGAATGAAACAAAAAGATTTTCGTGAAATAATTCATCTTCATAATTTTCGTATCTTTCTACAAAATTTTTAAGCTCATCACATAAAATATTTTTCATTTCACTTAAAATAAGTTCAAACTTTTCCATACTTTGATACCTCGTGAAATTTTTATCTTTTATATAGGCAAAATTTATGCCAACTTTTTATAGGTATAAAAGATTAAGAATTTATTTTCTATGCATTAAAATATAACTTTCACCTCATAAAGTTGCATAAAAAGAATGCATTAAAAAGGAAGGATTGTATAAGTAAATAAGATACTGTTTTTAAAAATTCTTATTTTTAAATTACTTAATATAATTGGCATATTTATTGATTAATTATTTTTAGGTATTAAATGAGGAGGTTTAACAATGAAAAAGGTTGAGGCGATTATTAAACCATTTAAGTTGGAAGAGGTTAAAGATGTTATTGCTAGCATTGGAATTTTTGGTATGACTGTGTCGGAAGTTAAAGGATTTGGTAGGCAGAAGGGACATACAGAGCTATATAGAGGAGCGGAGTATGTAATAGATTTTCTTCCAAAGATAAAATTAGAGATAGTTGTAGATGATGAGATGGTAGAAAAAGTTGTTGAAGCTATCGTATCGAGTGCAAGAACGGGAAAGGTTGGAGATGGGAAAATTTTTATTACCCCTGTAGAAGACGTTATAAGAATTAGAACAGGAGAAAGAGGAACAGAAGCTTTATAAAAAATTAGGAGGTGCTGTAATGAAAAAATTAACTTTTATGTTAGGGATGTTTATTCCGATTTTAACATTTGCTAACGAAGTACAAAAAATTGACTCTGGAAATACTGCTTGGATGATTGTTGCTACTGCATTAGTTATGCTTATGACTCCCGCAGGTTTAGCTTTATTTTATGGTGGTATGACAAGGTCTAAGAATATTCTTAACACTATTGCTATGAGCTTCTTGGCATACTGTATTGCGTCTATTATCTGGATTTTTTGGGGGTATACACTAGCTTTTGGAACAGATATATTTGGAATAATTGGGAGTTTAGAGCATTTCTTTTTAATGGGCATATCTGTAAATGATATATGGTCAACAGGAAATATACCAACGCTACTTTTTGTTGTTTTTCAGATGACTTTTGCAGCAATTACAGTTGCATTAATGAGTGGTGCGATTATAGAAAGAGTAAAGTTTCAATTTTGGTTATTATTTGTAGTTTTTTGGCTTACTTTTGTTTATTCTCCAATCGCTCATTGGGTATGGGGAGGGGGATTTTTATTTAAGTTAGGTGCTTTAGATTTTGCAGGTGGAACAGTAGTTCACATAAACGCTGGTATTGCTGGTTTAGTTTTGGCTTTACTGATAGGAAAGAGAAAAGACTATGGAAAAAAAGTAATTTTACCTTCTTCAGTAGTTCTTACAGTATTGGGAGCTGTTTTACTATGGTTTGGATGGTTTGGATTTAATGCAGGTAGTGAGCTTGCAGCTGATGGTATCGCAGCAAATGCATTTTTAGTTACTAACACTGCAGCTGCATTAGGTGCTATATCATGGATGATAACAGAATGGATAATTTACAAAAAACCTACACTCCTTGGAGTTGCTTCTGGAGTTGTTGCTGGTTTGGTAGCTATAACACCCGCAGCTGGTTTTGTTGATGTATTTGGTAGTGTAGTCATAGGTATTATATCTGGGATAATTGGTTTTATAGGTGTATTCTGGCTTAAAAAGAAATTAGGATACGATGATTCTTTAGATACATTTGGAGTCCATGCTTTAAACGGTATATGGGGAGCTATTGCAACAGGTATTTTTGCAAATCCTTCGGTTAACCCTGCAGGAAAAGGATTACTTTATGGCAATTTAACTCAAGTTTTAATCCAAATAGAAGCTGTTTTAGTAACAATTGTCTATACTGCAATTTTGACAGGGATACTGTATTTTGTAGTATCGTTAATTACAAAAGGTGCAAGAGTAGATGACGAGTCAGAAACAGCAGGACTTGATGAAACTATTCACGGAGAAAGAGGATTTGAACTTTAATAAATTTTTAGGAGGTGCTATTATGAAAAAGTTATTATCCTTAACATTACTTACATCTGTAGCAGTAGCAAATGCAGGACAAATAACAGTTTTAAACAGCGATATAGAGTTTAGCGGAGGTTTGACAACAGGATACTTTTATTCAAACAATACAGGCTCATCTAATCACGATAACTTTAAAGTCAGTAATTTTATTATCTCTCTATCTTCACAGCCTAAAGATGGAGGAATAGGATTTAACACAATGTTTGGTAGTATACTACTACCAACTCTCTATGATGGAGGTATAACAGACAATAAAGCAATTTTAAATAAAAATTTTGGAGTTTTAGCAGGATACCTTACATACCTTCCCTTCGAAAATCTCTCTGTAGATGTAGGATTACTGACAACTAATATTGGATATGAGATAGCAACATCATTTTCAAATCCTAATATAACTTACGGTAGCGTTTTTTACGCAGAACCTTTTATCTATCCTGGTATTAGAATTACTTATTCTTATAAAGATTTTAAATTTTATGGAGAAGTTAACAAAGATAAAGGATACTTAGACGG is a genomic window of Sulfurihydrogenibium subterraneum DSM 15120 containing:
- a CDS encoding YbaB/EbfC family nucleoid-associated protein gives rise to the protein MFNFGNLAELMKQFQTIKENVEKAKEELKKENLVVEVGGGMVKIVSNGLGEIIDLEIDKTLLNEQEYQVLKDLLISAVNEATERSKELMTQKLTEASGLPSSFSKFGGLF
- a CDS encoding tetratricopeptide repeat protein; translation: MSKEKLPIEKDVDIELEYKIYHLWDKVKKYLKFILAFVVILFIVSTGYYLYSKKKQEENEKASVYVSKIANLLSEDKKEEAKKLIEEFEKKYKDTNFYKVVLSYKVMIAKDEGKEDEKTANDLKEKLDTQLSEGVKEYIAYIKFKENENNQAKEILKSIDKDKYNYISAQSTLGLIYKKEGNYQEAEKIFNLIKENKDYRYFSILAKENL
- the rsmA gene encoding 16S rRNA (adenine(1518)-N(6)/adenine(1519)-N(6))-dimethyltransferase RsmA — its product is MDKVKAKKQFGQHFLKSQDVVKKIVDEIDIKEDDTILEIGPGTGVLTEEILRRNPNRLYSVEIDKSLYPLLEEKFKKYKNFELIKSDIFDVNIKALTEDRKIKIVGNLPYNVASLIMINCVFNMEVIDFCVFMIQKEVAEKLIAKPKTKSYTFLSVFMQTFFQIKYVMSVPARFFSPPPKVTSAVVKLIPDNRFNIKDIKKYKNFVSHLFTDRRKMIRSKLDQSILEKANIKPTLRAEELNIEDFVRLFEVVKDDDRQFSDADSHS
- the galU gene encoding UTP--glucose-1-phosphate uridylyltransferase GalU produces the protein MKKVRKAVIPVAGFGTRFLPATKSTPKEMMPLIDKPIIHYIVEEAVNSGIETIIFVTGRHKRAIEDYFDYYPELEQVLRKSGKEEEIEKLREISNMAEFVYIRQKEQLGLGHAVLTAERLVGDEPFAVLLGDELIKNDGNPGIKQLIDIYYKFGKSVVGTMEVSKGDVSKYGIVAGKEVINGIKLVETLVEKPSVEEAPSNTAIIGRYVLTPNIFESLKETPIGKGGELQLTDGLIQLRQSEVIYSKNIEGVRHDTGNKIGYLEAILDYALEREDIKEEFINMLKEKCKEIGQSQS
- the recR gene encoding recombination mediator RecR, with protein sequence MNYIPEILQKVIEDISNLPSYGEKSAQRFAINLLKMPRGETVDLIKHIAQMLDKVHPCKECGIYTDQEICPICTSEDREKTSICVVEESFDAYAIEKTGKFKGVYHVLGGRLSPLEGIGPEKLNIKSLVERIRKYQAKEVIIATNPTVEGEATGNYIYNLLKKYPLNITRLAYGLPFGSVLENADDFTLSKALEYRVKI
- the dnaX gene encoding DNA polymerase III subunit gamma/tau, coding for MTYEAFSRKYRPKSFKEVIGQDFVVKTLKNAVKLGRVSHAYIFAGSRGVGKTTIARILAKTLNCLNPQDYEPCNQCENCLEIEKGSFPDMYEIDAASNRGIDDIRTIRDNVNYQPLKGKYKIYIIDEAHMLTKEAFNALLKTLEEPPPKNIFILATTELYKIPDTIKSRCQVFLFKPPTKAQIKAYLIRILENEKIPYEEQAIELLSQELEGGMRDSASLLDQAVTYSEGRLTIKAVEEILGIVPLNYVKKALNYIKNQEVQPFIKLLDELEDLGYDVNIFWKELLTNLQKSLINLVVENPDEIFSQDKIFSQEDLKSLIYIKDMFNKAFSEARTFINPKDIYQVYVLKLNYLDSIKSIQQLLSGNIQISKQTSVKEEKTPTSQTLAEKPKDSAEEKEEQSIEEKEEQSIEKIISQIIKNEKVISVIIKEAQITQDENGIYIKLKDKDQEGILNSNLSTLKKYFPDKNIFISCPPTKEKKKEKKRDEIVDKVLELFPGSKILNYKEKEE
- the purC gene encoding phosphoribosylaminoimidazolesuccinocarboxamide synthase, which translates into the protein MEKLYEGKAKIVYQTEDPDKVVIYFKDEATAFNAQKKDVIEGKGILNNKISSIFFQILEKNGIPTHFVKQLSDREMLAYKTKIIPVEVVVRNLATGSIVKRLGIPEKTPFNPPLIEFYLKNDQLGDPIICYEHILALNLANDQDIKTIKDLAFKVNQVLKELLIKHDIILVDFKLEFGKKSDGTIVVADEISPDTCRFWDAKTGERMDKDRFRLNLGDLAKFYQEVLRRLESEKG